The following are from one region of the Stanieria cyanosphaera PCC 7437 genome:
- a CDS encoding RNA-guided endonuclease InsQ/TnpB family protein, which produces MFVLEYKLRGKESQYRAIDEAIRTVQFVRNKCLRYWEDNKGIGQKDIYRYTTVLRNEFDFVKDLNSTACQQACERTWTSILKFYTNCKNNISGKKGYPKYSKRTRSVEFKKSGWKLNRDAKRIAFTDGKNIGEFKLVGSRDLLYFQDWQIQRVRIVRRADGYFVQLMLRLDPRDITPQLEPTKKCVAIDVGLKYFYCDSNNETVQCPKYYRKAEKRLNKLNKRKSRKFKKNQKQSNNYIKARKKYAKAHLKISRQREEFARMKALRLIQSNDLIAYEDLKVKNLVRNKKLASSINDAAWSQLRKWIEYFGLKYGRLTIAVPPQYTTSDCPGCGKRVKKSLSTRTHVCDCGIPVLDRDYAASLNILKKATIGHIGSWSNEILDLNAWGDSTSMLVGSNTCQGKLSQ; this is translated from the coding sequence ATGTTTGTTCTAGAATACAAGCTTAGAGGTAAAGAATCTCAATATCGAGCTATAGACGAAGCCATTCGTACAGTTCAATTCGTGCGGAATAAGTGTCTTCGTTATTGGGAAGACAACAAGGGCATAGGGCAAAAGGATATTTATCGGTACACAACAGTACTCAGGAATGAATTTGATTTTGTCAAAGACCTTAACTCTACTGCTTGTCAACAAGCTTGCGAACGTACTTGGACTTCTATTCTTAAGTTTTATACTAACTGCAAGAACAATATTTCTGGCAAGAAAGGCTATCCCAAATATTCAAAACGTACTCGTTCAGTTGAATTTAAAAAGTCAGGGTGGAAACTAAATCGAGATGCCAAAAGAATTGCTTTCACTGATGGTAAAAACATTGGTGAATTTAAGCTTGTTGGTAGTCGAGATTTGCTTTATTTCCAAGATTGGCAAATTCAAAGAGTACGAATAGTTAGAAGAGCAGATGGCTATTTCGTTCAGTTAATGCTTAGGCTCGACCCTAGGGATATTACGCCACAGCTAGAACCCACTAAAAAATGTGTAGCAATAGATGTTGGCTTGAAATATTTCTATTGTGATAGTAACAATGAGACAGTTCAATGTCCTAAATACTATAGAAAAGCCGAAAAACGATTAAACAAACTGAACAAAAGAAAGAGCAGAAAGTTTAAAAAGAACCAAAAACAGTCCAATAACTATATTAAAGCTAGGAAAAAATACGCCAAGGCTCATTTAAAAATAAGTAGACAGCGAGAAGAGTTTGCGCGCATGAAAGCACTCCGTTTAATACAGTCAAACGACTTAATTGCCTATGAAGATTTAAAGGTTAAAAATCTTGTGCGGAATAAAAAACTAGCGTCTAGTATCAATGATGCTGCATGGTCACAACTAAGAAAGTGGATTGAGTACTTTGGATTGAAGTATGGCAGGTTAACTATTGCCGTACCTCCGCAGTACACCACATCTGACTGTCCTGGGTGCGGTAAAAGAGTTAAAAAATCTCTTTCAACTCGTACTCATGTATGTGATTGCGGTATACCCGTACTAGACCGTGATTATGCAGCTTCGTTGAACATATTAAAGAAAGCTACGATAGGGCATATCGGAAGTTGGTCTAATGAGATATTAGACCTAAACGCTTGGGGAGATTCGACCTCTATGTTGGTTGGTAGTAATACCTGCCAAGGTAAGTTGAGTCAGTGA
- a CDS encoding DUF2358 domain-containing protein: MNELAYTKQIENVIKTLQTELPTLFETDLSYDIYTQDIYFQDPVNTFKGKLNYRIIFWTLRFHGKLFFTSLYFDLHDIKQTAVDTILANWTVRGTLRVPWQASIFFNGYSTYKLTEEGLIYEHIDTWDRKPGEILKQFFRRGESEEIDTPHE, translated from the coding sequence TTGAACGAGCTAGCCTATACTAAACAAATAGAGAATGTAATTAAGACTCTTCAAACCGAACTACCAACTCTATTTGAGACTGATTTATCCTACGATATTTATACTCAAGATATCTATTTTCAAGACCCAGTTAATACTTTTAAAGGCAAGCTCAACTATCGAATTATCTTTTGGACATTAAGATTTCACGGCAAGCTCTTTTTCACTTCACTCTACTTTGATTTACACGATATTAAACAAACTGCTGTAGATACAATTTTAGCCAATTGGACTGTGCGTGGTACTTTGCGTGTACCTTGGCAAGCTAGTATCTTCTTCAATGGTTATTCCACTTATAAGCTAACCGAGGAAGGATTGATCTACGAACATATTGACACTTGGGATCGTAAACCAGGGGAAATTCTGAAGCAGTTTTTCCGTAGAGGTGAAAGTGAGGAAATTGACACTCCGCACGAATAA
- a CDS encoding peroxiredoxin family protein, translating to MTENTGLFNRRFAANFIPLPPLQVPAVGSTAPDFSLPRIGSEDNVKLSDYQSKQPVVLAFTRIFTEKLFCPFCYPHIQDLKTGYQKIRDKGAELLMISSTDLVQSQQVVEQLSLPYPFLFDPDCHTFRRYGVGQALGAPLPAQFVINSEGRITFRHLFSFVDSNAELDTILAELDKLAK from the coding sequence GTGACTGAAAATACAGGACTATTCAACCGCCGTTTCGCTGCTAATTTTATTCCTTTACCTCCTTTGCAAGTACCAGCAGTTGGTTCAACTGCGCCAGATTTTAGTTTGCCAAGGATCGGAAGTGAGGATAATGTTAAGCTTTCAGATTATCAAAGTAAACAACCTGTAGTATTAGCATTTACTCGTATTTTCACAGAAAAACTATTTTGCCCTTTTTGCTATCCCCACATCCAAGATTTAAAAACAGGCTATCAAAAGATTAGGGACAAAGGAGCAGAATTACTAATGATTTCTAGTACAGACTTAGTACAAAGTCAGCAGGTTGTTGAACAACTCAGCTTACCTTATCCTTTCTTGTTCGATCCAGATTGCCATACATTTCGTCGTTATGGAGTAGGACAAGCTCTTGGCGCACCTTTACCTGCTCAATTTGTGATTAATAGCGAAGGTCGTATCACTTTTCGACATCTGTTTTCTTTTGTAGATAGCAACGCCGAGTTAGACACTATCCTAGCAGAACTAGATAAGCTAGCAAAATAA
- a CDS encoding ABC transporter ATP-binding protein has product MAKVKLQNIARKFGNVTAIENITLEIPNGEFWVLVGPSGCGKSTILRAIAGLESITEGEIYIGNTLVNHIPARQRDVAMVFQNYALYPHLTVAENLAFGLRMRREAKAEINQKVQTVARSLNIEHLLKRKPKQLSGGQQQRVALGRAIARVPQVFLLDEPLSNLDAQLRDDTRTELKQLHHQVGITTIYVTHDQTEAMTLADRIVVLKDGNIQQIGNPQTIYAQPANRMVATFLGNPPMNILPVTYLNGSFVINNQFLPINSEIEQRLHPIQGQNFDLGIRPEDIQLATSELNQKGYYTITVEINIVEPLGREILVKSKLLDTNINLDFLVAADWQGKQGDRVTVQLDLKRLFIFDVSSGKTLFASFAY; this is encoded by the coding sequence ATGGCAAAAGTTAAACTACAAAATATCGCTCGTAAATTTGGCAATGTCACAGCGATAGAAAATATTACTTTAGAAATTCCTAATGGAGAATTTTGGGTCTTAGTTGGACCTTCAGGATGTGGAAAATCAACAATTTTAAGAGCAATTGCTGGGTTAGAATCAATAACAGAAGGTGAGATTTATATTGGCAATACTTTAGTTAACCACATTCCTGCTCGTCAACGAGATGTGGCAATGGTTTTTCAAAACTATGCTTTATATCCCCATCTGACGGTAGCAGAAAATTTAGCTTTTGGTTTGCGGATGCGTCGCGAAGCAAAAGCAGAAATTAATCAGAAAGTCCAAACCGTAGCGCGATCGCTTAATATCGAACATCTTCTAAAACGTAAACCCAAACAACTTTCCGGTGGACAACAACAACGAGTAGCTTTGGGCAGAGCGATCGCTAGAGTTCCACAAGTATTTTTACTTGATGAACCTTTATCTAATTTAGATGCTCAATTGCGAGATGATACTAGAACGGAATTAAAACAACTTCATCATCAAGTAGGAATCACAACTATTTATGTTACCCACGACCAAACTGAAGCAATGACTTTAGCAGACCGTATTGTAGTGTTAAAAGACGGCAACATACAGCAAATTGGTAATCCTCAAACCATTTATGCTCAACCAGCTAATCGTATGGTAGCAACATTTTTAGGTAATCCACCGATGAATATTTTACCTGTAACTTATCTCAACGGCAGTTTTGTCATTAATAATCAGTTTTTACCAATCAACTCAGAGATTGAACAGCGATTACATCCAATTCAAGGGCAAAATTTCGATCTAGGTATTCGCCCAGAAGATATTCAACTAGCAACATCAGAATTAAATCAGAAGGGTTACTATACTATAACGGTAGAAATTAACATAGTTGAACCTTTGGGCAGAGAAATTTTAGTTAAAAGTAAATTACTTGACACGAATATCAACCTTGATTTTTTAGTTGCTGCTGATTGGCAAGGAAAACAAGGCGATCGCGTTACTGTACAATTGGATTTGAAACGTTTATTTATTTTTGATGTCAGTAGCGGAAAAACCTTATTCGCTAGCTTTGCTTATTAA
- a CDS encoding PAP/fibrillin family protein, which produces MSKKAQLLEAIAGKNRGLLATEIDNVRVLSAIQQLEDCNPTPKPVEAKDLLEGNWRLLYTTSKGILGLDRFPLFKLGQIYQCIRTAEAKVYNIAEIIGLPFLEGIVSVAARFEPVSERRVNVIFERSVIGLQRFFAYNSPSQFIQQLESGKKFPALDFGIENREQNGWLDITYLDEDMRIGRGNEGNVFVLAKEKY; this is translated from the coding sequence ATGAGCAAAAAAGCACAATTACTAGAAGCGATCGCAGGAAAAAATCGTGGTTTGTTAGCAACTGAAATTGATAATGTCAGAGTTCTCTCAGCCATTCAGCAGTTAGAAGACTGTAACCCAACCCCTAAACCTGTGGAAGCTAAAGATTTATTGGAAGGGAACTGGCGTTTATTATATACAACCAGTAAAGGAATACTGGGTTTAGACCGTTTCCCTTTATTCAAATTAGGACAAATTTATCAATGTATCCGCACTGCTGAAGCCAAAGTTTACAATATTGCTGAAATTATTGGCTTGCCATTTTTAGAAGGTATTGTTAGTGTCGCAGCTAGGTTTGAACCTGTTTCCGAACGCCGTGTGAATGTTATTTTTGAACGTTCAGTTATCGGTTTACAGCGTTTCTTTGCCTACAATTCTCCTAGTCAATTTATTCAGCAATTAGAATCAGGTAAAAAGTTTCCTGCCCTAGATTTTGGGATTGAAAATCGCGAGCAAAACGGTTGGCTTGATATTACTTATTTGGATGAAGATATGCGAATTGGCAGAGGAAATGAAGGAAATGTATTTGTCCTCGCTAAAGAAAAATATTAA